In Argiope bruennichi chromosome 4, qqArgBrue1.1, whole genome shotgun sequence, a single window of DNA contains:
- the LOC129965815 gene encoding protein ABHD11-like: protein MYRNLIRLFRNENLFSSCLSCRVVSPKVIVSNERRFSTSEEIYRPGPSVLSYWVFQPEAQAVSKIPVIILHGLLGSKQNWRGLGKAIAVKSKRKVYALDARNHGDSPHEDDFDYPLMAEDVKYFMNLQSIPEAVIIGHSMGGRTAMYLALTNENLVNKLVVVDVSPYRLPVESNDSLGFMATMIEALKSIPKMSIVQARQEIDLILSKTIPEEGVRQFLLTNLAEKNKILCWKANLEAILKNFNSGVMKFPSVSGSFMKETLFICGEKSPYVKPEEHPQIKTLFPKAEFATIPGAGHWVHSEKPSEFLEILHNFL from the exons atgtatagaaatttaatcaggttgtttagaaatgaaaatttattttcatcttgctTGTCATGTAGAGTGGTTTCACCTAAAGTAATTGTAAGCAACGAAAGAAGGTTTTCAACTTCAGAAGAGATTTAtag acCAGGTCCATCTGTTCTGTCTTATTGGGTATTCCAACCAGAGGCTCAAGCTGTATCAAAAATACCTGTGATTATTTTGCATGGTTTATTGGGATCTAAGCAGAATTGGAGAGGCTTGGGAAAAGCTATAGCTGtgaaatcaaaaagaaaa GTTTATGCTTTAGATGCCAGAAATCATGGTGACAGTCCTCATGAAGATGATTTTGACTATCCTCTGATGGCTGAAGATGtaaagtattttatgaatttgcAGTCCATTCCAGAAGCTGTGATTATCGGCCATAGTATGGGAGGGAGAACTGCTATGTATTTAGCTTTAACAAAT GAAAATTTAGTCAACAAATTAGTTGTTGTTGATGTATCTCCTTATCGACTGCCTGTTGAATCTAATGATTCTCTTGGTTTTATGGCAACAATGATTGAGGCTTTAAAATCTATACCTAAAATGAGCATTGTGCAAGCCAGACAGGAAATAGATCTCATTTTATCCAAAACAATACCT GAAGAAGGAGTGCGGCAATTCCTTCTTACCAATCTtgctgagaaaaataaaattctgtgttGGAAAGCAAATTTAGAagctatattaaaaaattttaattcaggaGTTATGAAATTTCCATCTGTTTCAGGAAGTTTTATGAAAGAAACATTGTTTATTTGTGGTGAAAAATCTCCTTATGTCaa gccTGAAGAACATCCTcagattaaaactttatttccaaaAGCTGAATTTGCCACAATACCAGGAGCAGGTCACTGGGTTCATAGTGAAAAACCATCagagtttttagaaattttgcacaattttttgtgA